ACAACTTCATCGCATCCAACTTTGCCTGATCATTCATCTTAATGTATTTCTGGAAAGATTTAAGATCCTTGTGTCCGGTTATAGATTGAATCAAAGGTATCGGAATACCTTTCGCAATTGAAATTGTAATGAATGTCCTTCTACCTACATGTGAACTCAATAGCTCATACCTTGGCACCACTTCTTCAATCCTCTTTCCACCCTGAAATCTTACTACGACTTGTTCTTGATCCAATCCCACAATTTTGCCAATTTCCTTAATTCCCATATTAAGCCTCTGTTGAGATAGACGTGGCAAGGAGTTCTCATACTTATTCAAAATTGCCTTTGCATGTTGATTCAAAGGAATTCCATTATCCATACTTGTTTTAATAATATTCAACTTTAAAAAGTCACCTTGGATATTTGCTGGTTTTAGATTCTGCACATCTGACTCTCTCAAGCCAGTAAAGCAACAAAATGAAAACAAATCTCTTACTCTATTGAGGCGAGCGTTACCTCCAAAGTCATATTTGTAAATAGACATCAACTCATCTTCTGTCAAAGCAATTTTGGTTGCAGGCTTTTCGGTAAGCATCTGAAAACTTGCCAGCTTAGAAACATCAAATGCACCATGATTGCCACAAAACTTTAAAAAAGTCTTTAAGGTTTTCAGTCTCTTATTGACCGTACTATTGGATTGAAGCTTTTCAGTAATAAGCCAATTTTTGAACCTATTATAAAAATCATAATCGATCTCAGACAATTGGAAATCTTTCCTTTTACAAAAATTCAAGATTTGATTTTTCATTACCTTGTAATGCTTGAGAGTAGAGTTCCTAAATTCAAGATTTTGACTTTCATAAAACTTAGCAAACCAGTAGTCAAATCCCAACTCCTCAACTTTATCCGCTTGAAGCAACTTACTCAAAGTGTCAAAACTCAATTCATTACCCTTTAAAGTTTCATCAATGATTATATCTTTTATCTGTTGATGCTTTTTATCGATGATCATGTTAAGCTTCACATGGTTATTATCACCAGGGCTCTTTTTGATTTTTTGTGTCTTAGCATCCCAAAGTTCAACTTTCGATTTTTGTCCAGTTGGATAGAGCTTAACCTTTCCGTTAATGCAAACTTGAACGTATATTGCTAGCTCATTTGCCCTACCTTTTTTGTCTGGTCTTAGTTTAACTTTAGTGCTTGCCATGAGATTTACATTATTTTATTTACAAAAGTAATGTAAAAATAAGTGTAAAAGTAAAATAGGTAAAAATAAGATATACCCCACCCTGTTCAAAACCATAACTTATTGATTATATGATATATTAAGTAATATATGGTAAAATGTAGTTAAGCATATAGTGACCTTGGCGGGGTCACTATTATAGAAGTTTATTAAACTTTAGATTAAAGGGCGGACGCCCAGTCGGGGACGCCCAGTCTTCGATTCTTCGCGGGGTCACTTTTTCTACTACGTTTTAATCTTTGCATCAAGGGCAGACGATTGTTCTTCGCTGGAACATTTTTCACCAAAATACTATTAAAAAAAGTATTGGTATAAGTAAGCTCAAGTACTTATGTGGAATAAATGGAACATGTAATAAGTTATTAATTTAAGTTTATGGCTCGGGCATGAAAACGATCTCAATTATTAGATGATGAAATCTCATTTGGTTATATTTAAGTAAAATAGAAATAACACTAATTCATATTTCGAAGAGGACAAGTAGGAAGTGTTTGATTTGCAGCGATATGCTACTGGGCAAAACCAATGCATTGTAAAATGATATGATTATGAACAAAATAGTAGAAAATGCTTTTGAAGCGGTGGCAGACATTCAGGATGGTGCTATACTCATGTTGGGTGGTTTCGGCTTAAGTGGAATTCCAGAAAACTGTATTTCTGCTTTGGTAGATAACAAAGTAAAGAACCTAACCTGTATTTCAAATAATGCTGGTGTTGATAATTTTGGAATTGGATTAATGCTTAAAGAAAAGCAAGTAAAAAAAATGATCTCTTCTTATGTAGGGGAAAACAAAGAATTTGAAAGACAACTACTTAGTGGAGAACTAGCAGTGGATCTCATTCCACAAGGAACACTCGCCGAGCGTATCAGAGCTGGAGGGGCAGGAATTCCTGCCTTTTTCACTCCTGCGGGTGTAGGGACAGAAGTAGCTGAAGGTAAAGAAATACGTGAGTTCAATGGTAAAAAGTATTTACTTGAAAATGGTCTAAAAGCTGACTTCTCTATTGTAAAAGCTTGGAAAGGCGATGTGGCAGGAAATCTTATCTTCCGAGGAACAGCCCAAAACTTCAATGGAATTATGCCAGCAGCAGGGAAAATATGTATTGCGGAAGTAGAAGTACTTGTTGCAGAAGGTGAACTCGACCCTGCAGAAATACATGTCCCAGGAGTTTATGTTCAACGAATTTTTCAAGGCAAAAACTATGAAAAGAGAATCGAACAAAGAACTGTTTCTCAACCAAATGGAAACGAAAGCACTCAAGAAGATTTGTTTAATGCTGGTGTAGGACTCACAAAGTTTGGTATTGCAAAACGAATTTCTCAAGAAATCAAAAATGGAAATTATGTCAACCTTGGAATTGGTATTCCGACTTTGGTGGCAAACTATATACCAGACGGAATGGACGTTGTTCTGCAATCCGAAAACGGATTATTAGGTATTGGCCCATTTCCTAAGGAAGAAGATGTAGATGCCGATTTTATCAATGCCGGTAAGCAAACCATCACACTTCAAGATGGGGCATCTTTATTTCACTCTGCCGAAAGTTTCGCAATGATTAGAGGTGAGCATATTGACCTTACCATCCTCGGAGCCATGGAGGTTTCTGAAGAAGGAGACATTGCAAACTGGAAAATTCCAGGGAAAATGGTAAAAGGGATGGGCGGTGCTATGGACTTGGTAGCCTCTGCAAAAAACATCATCGTTGCCATGCAGCAGGTAGATAAATATGGGAAGTCAAAACTTCTGCCAAAATGCAGCCTTCCGCTTACGGGCATCAATTGTATCAAAAAAGTAGTTACAGAGTTAGGGGTATATGAAATTAGTACTGAATCAGGATTTCATTTAATTGAAATCGCTCCTGGAATAAGTATTGAGCAAATCAAGGATGCAACAGCCGGAAAGTTAACAGTTGCTAAGAATCTAAAAGAGATCAAGTTTTAAAAGCGGCAAATTGTCTAAGTTATTGCCAAACGAGTTTCCAGCGTCGCCATTGTATTAAACAATCTCACTTACCTCCGAGATATAAAAACACTCAGAATGCTTTGTCATTCCTATCTTAGGGTAATAATCCACAGCTGCTGGAGCAGAAAGTAGTATCAACTTACCTTTCGGAATTGCCATCTTTGTTTGGCGTATAAGTTCTTTCCCAATCCCCTTTTTTTGAAAATCAACAGCTACAGCAAGGTCAGAAAGATAGGTGCAATAAACAAAATCCGAGATAGAGCGGGCCACCCCTACAAGTTTGCCGTCAATTCTGGCAGTTATAATCAATGCAGCATTTTCAACCATTCCTTTCATAGTTGCAGGATTATCGATTGGCCTTCGCTCGCCGAGTGTTGATTCATTTAAAACTGCACAAAACTCTTCAACACTAAGATTGTTTTCAACCTGATATTTCACCACTTTTGATATACTTTTTAACGAAAATAGCATTTCTATTTTGCAAAAAGTCTTTTTCCGATTCAATTCACTTGAACAAAATATACAAATGAAAAAGTACATTCTTATTTTTGCTGTTTTAACAGCTTGTACAACCAAATCAGATCAAATGTCCTATACTTGGCCAAATGCCACTGCCCCTATTGCAACCGAAAAAGAACACATCAGAACTATTCATGGGGAGTCTGTTCAAGATCCATATTATTGGATGTACGACTTTTTTGGAAAAGGTCCCGATAGCACTAATGTGATTAACTATTTGGAAGCCGAAAATGCATATTTAGACACCATGATGTCGGCGACGAATGATTTTCAAACAAAGCTTTACAAAGAAATGCGTGCACGAATCAAAGAAAAAGATGAGAGTGTACCATACCTTAAAAACGGCTATTACTACTATTCTCGCACTGATGAAGGCAAAGAGTACTTCAAATTCTGTCGCCGAAAAGGAAGCATGGAAGCTCCTGAAGAAATTTTGTTAGATGTAGATGCAATGGCTGAGGGTAAAGCATACTTCTCGGTATCTGGAATGGAAGTAAGCGAAGACAATAAACTCCTTGCTTTTGGGGTGGACGAAGTTTCTCGTAGACAATACACCATTCAAGTGAAAGACCTAAGTACAGGAAAACTATTAAGTGACAAAATCGCCAACACCGAGGGGGATCCTGTGTGGGCAAATGACAACAAAACAATTTTTTATACCTCCAAAAACCCAGTAACACTTTTATCTGAAAAGATTTATCGCCACACATTGGGTCAAGCAATTGCTAAGGATCAAATGGTGTATCAGGAAAATGACAAAAGTAATTATATTGGTGTGGGCAAAAGTAAAAATGGGAAGTGGATTTGGGTTTATTCCTTCGCCACACTTTCGTCTGAAATGAGATTTATAGATGCCGAAAAGCCCACTGCCGAATTCAAGGTTTTTCAACCAAGAATTAAAGATGTCTTATATGAAGTTTCGAGCTTAGAAGATCGCTTTTTGATTAAAACGAATGATGGTGGTGCGGAGAATTTCAAAATTATGGAATGCCCTCTAAATGCTACTGAAAAGGAAAACTGGAAAGAATATAATGCTCACGATCCTAAAGTACTAATCGAGAGTATTGAGGAGTTCAAAGACTTCATAGTAATACAACAAAGACAAAATGGTCTTACAGAGCTTAAAGTGAAAGCTCTCGATAGTAATGAAGAGCATACCGTTCCTTTTGATGAGGCAACTTACGATGCAGGCCTGAGCCAAAACAGAGAGTACAATTCCAGCCTTTTAAGATACCGATATACATCTTTGATTACGCCTAGCTCTACTTTCGACTACGACATGACGAGCAAAAAGAAGACCTTACTCAAACAACAAGAAGTTCTCGGAGGTTATGACAAATCACAATATCAGTCAGAAAGATTGTATGCAACTGCCAAGGATGGCACCAAAATCCCAATATCTATAGTCTACAAAAAAGGCTTTAAGAAAGACGGCAAATCTCCTGTTCTGGAATATGCTTATGGTTCTTACGGCTATAGCATGGATGCAAGTTTCAGCAGTACCAGATTAAGTTTGCTCGATCGTGGGTTTGCATTTGCAATCGCTCATATTCGTGGAGGACAAGAGATGGGACGTCAGTGGTATTTGGATGGGAAGCTCATGAAAAAAATGAACACCTTCACAGACTTCATTGATTGTGGTAAATTCCTTATTGACGAAGGTTACACCTCCGCAGAGCACCTTTACGCCAACGGTGGCTCGGCTGGTGGATTGCTTATGGGTGTTGTTGCCAATCTCGCACCTTCGCAATACTACGGTATCATAGCCGACGTACCTTTTGTGGACGTTATAAATACCATGTTAGACGAAAATATACCGCTCACAACCAATGAATACGACGAATGGGGAAATCCTAATCAGAAAGATGCTTACGATTATATGAAAAGCTATTCGCCGTACGAAAACATTGAGGCGAAAGACTACCCACACATGCTTGTAACTACAGGTTTGCACGACAGCCAAGTACAATACTTTGAGCCTGCAAAATGGGTTGCGAAACTAAGGGCAACAAAAACTGACAAAAATATCCTTTTGCTCAAAACCAACATGGAGTTTGGTCATGGGGGAGCATCCGGCAGGTTTGATTACCTAAAAGATATTGCTCTTAAATATGCATTTTTAGGTGCTTTGGAAGGAAGAATTGAGTAATTTTTGGGTCAAAAAATCGAAATCAAGTCGTCGAACTCCGTGAAAATCTGCGTAATCTGCGGGAGAGTTGTATTCTTTTTTCATCCCGCAGATCTCGCTGATTTATGCAGAAGCTAATTCGTTGATAAATTACAAAGTGAAAAAACTTTGGCGAGTTCCCTGAAAATCGGTCTTCGGAGAGTGAAATCTAAACTCGCTCCAATTTATAAGGGTAAACCTTCCCTGCATTCCATTGGCACACGTATAGGTTCTTGTCATTGTCCACGCATACATCGTGACAATGCTGGAAGATGGGTTTGTCTTGCATCATAAGTTGCAATTGACCGTTTTTATACTTTGGCTTTGACCCTCCAGGGTTGGAAATAACCTTATTATTTTTGTCCAAAATAGTTACAAATCCTCGATTGAGCTGAGCGTTGAAATTCCCTTCAATCATGCCAAAACAAACACCAGAGTAAATGTTTTCATCGTCCATGACAGGCCTACTAACAAATGCTCCTGGCAAATAAATGGTCTCCAAATACGCTCCTTCTAAGCTAAATCGCTTAAAAGCATTTTTCATTCTAGCAGTGCAAATTAAAGTTGGATTGGTAGGGTCACGATAGTCTATCGCAACGCCATGAGCTTGCTTAAACTTTGCATCTTGTAAGAAGCTATCACCTCCAAATTTAGAAATGAAATTACCTTTGGCATCATATCTTAAAATGTACTGCGAACCATACCCATCCGCTACATAAATGTCGCCATTGGGGCCAATGGCTGTTTCTGTAGGAATGAACTTCATATCACGACTGTATTCCTCAAACTCTTTGGGACTGGGAATGGATAAAATAGCTTTACCTTTTGTGGATGTTTTTAGTACTTTCCCACTTGCAGTGTCCGTAATGTACAAAAAATCTTCTCCGCCTTCATTGTGAATACTAAGTCCGTGAGCACCTTTTAAGCCTAGCGTCCATGAATCAAGTAGCATACCAGACTTATCGTAAATAAGGATATTATTTCTGGCCTCGTCTGTTAGCATGATTAGTCTACCAAGACTATCCTGCACCATTTCATGGCAATTATTGACTGGATATTTCCCTGAATCGAGTACTCCCCATTCTTTGTGCACACGATACCTAAAATCTCCATGACCAATGATTTCGTCATTTAGCTTTGGCTTGGCTTTTAAGATTTGAAAAGGTGAAACGGCTAGTAATCCTGCTGCTAATCCTGTAGTTTTTAAAAAGTCCCTTCTTGATTTCATATTTACTTCCTCAAGCCAACAAATCCCTAACAACATGTCCGTGAACATCGGTTAATCTAAACCTACGGCCTTGATGTTTAAAGGTCAATTGCACATGATCTACACCCAATAAATGCATGAGAGTTGCTTGAAAATCATGAACATGAACTCCTTTTTCGGCAACATTGTAGCTAAAGTCATCGGTTTTGCCATAAACAAGTCCCGATTTTACGCCTGCTCCGGCCATCCACATCGTAAATGCTCCTGGGTGGTGATCTCTTCCATAGTCTGTAGGTGTTAGTCTCCCTTGAGAGAAACTAGTTCTTCCAAACTCACCACCCCACACAACTAAAGTATCTTCCAAAAGTCCTCTTTGCTTGAGATCCTGAATTAATGCTGCATTTGCTTGATCCGTTTGCTTTGCCTGATTTTTCATACCGCCAGGTAAACCACCGTGGTGATCCCAGCCCATGTGGTACAATTGTATAAACTTTACATCTTTTTCGGCTAGTCTGCGTGCTTGAAGACAATTGGCTGCGTAAGTACCCGGAATTCGGGCATCTTCGCCATACATCTTATAAATATAGTCTGGCTCATCCTTTGTTGAAACAGCGTCTGGAACACTAGATTGCATTTTGTAAGCCATTTCGTATTGGCTTATTTTAGAATGAATTTCGGGATCACCCCAAATATCAAACTGATGTTCGTTCATCGACTTTATGAAATCCAACTGCTCTCTACGGTCTTCCTTATGAATTCCATATGGGTTTTGAAGGTAAAGCACGGGTTCATTACCAGCTCTAAACTGCACCCCTTGATGATGAGAAGGTAAAAAACCATTTCCCCATGCTGCTGAGCTGAGCGGCTGTGCTCCTCCTCCTTTTGAAATCATCACCACAAAACCAGGGAGGTTCTCATTATCGGAGCCCAATCCATAGCTTAACCAAGAACCAATTGACGGCCTTCCACTTTGTTGGGAACCTGTTTGCATCAACATCACTGCTGGTTCATGATTAATGGCATCAGTGTACATAGAGTTGACTATACATAGATCATCCACGATAGCACCCGTATGTGGAAATAGCTCCGACACCCAAGTACCATTTTGTCCATATTGGTTGAAATCGTAAATGCTCTTAACCAATGGAAAACTCGATTGACCAGCCACCATCCCTGAGTTTCGCTGTGTCTTTTTTATTGAATCGGGAATTTCTTGACCATGCCATTTGGCAAGTTCTGGTTTGTAGTCATAAGATTCCAGTTGTGAAGGCCCTCCACTTTGGAACAAATAAATTACCCTTTTTGCCTTGGCAGGAAAATGCCCTGAGTTCAATATTCCATCACTTGCTTTAGCCAACTTTTTCGCGTCCGCCGCACTGGACGAGGAGTGAAGCAAGCTGCCCAATGCCAAAGAACCAAATCCAAGCGAGGCCGTTTTTAAAAAACCTCGTCGCGATTCCATCAAGTTTAGCTTTCTTTTCAATTCTTCCATCAGCTACTAGTTTCTAGAATACCCTTCGGAGGTATTCAATAATCCGTTTATTGTAAGAGCCAAAGCCGCAGTTTTTGCGGGATCTAGGCTTTCATTTATTTTCAACTCACCAGTAGAAAGGTAGTCAATAGCATCTTTCTTTTTGGTCATGTATTTCTTTTCTTGCTGATCATAAAACGTGGTCAGCAAGCTGATTTCTTTAGCGTCTGGTTGTCGGCCAGTAGTTTCTCTAAAAGCTCTTATCAAGAATTTCTCTTTCTTGTTTTCAATGGTTAATAGCTTTTCTGCAAGTACTCTTGACGCTTCTATAATCTGTGGGTCATTGAGCAACACCAGGGCTTGTAAAGGCGTACTCGTATTTCTTCGTTTTACGGTACACACCGTACGATCAGAAGCATCAAATATCATCATACTCGGTGGAGGGGATGTTCGCTTCCACACCGTATAAAGGCTTCTTCTATAAAGCCCTTCTCCTGGTTCTTGCAGGTATTTGTACCTCCATGGCTTGTTTGATATTTCATCCCACAGACCCGCTGGCTGGTAAGGAAAAACACTTTCTCCTCCATTTTTATTGACCAGTAACCCACTTATTGACAATGCATTATCTCTAATCATTTCTGCCGAAAATCTAAAACTAGGACCACGAGCCAAAAGCTCATTTTGTGGGTCAATATCAATTAGTTCTTTTCGCACTTTGGAGTTTTGCTGAAAAGTCGCTGAACTCAATATAGTTTTGTGCAAAAGCTTGATATCCCAGCCAGATTTCACAAAGCCATCGGCAAGGTAGTCTAGCAATTGTGGGTGAGTCGGAATATTTCCTTGATTTCCAAAATCGTCGTGCGATTTAACCAAACCTTCACCGAAATGCATCGCCCAAATTCTATTTACGAACACACGAGCTGTGAGTGGGTTCTTTGAATCAAATAACCATTCTGTTAAGCCCAATCTATTTTGGGGAAGATCTTCCGAAAATGGCAATACTGCAGCTACCGTATTTGGCTTTACTTCATCAGTAGGAGCGTCGTAGACTCCCCTGTCAAGGACAAATGTTTTTCTGGGTGTAGGCAAATCTCCCATCACCATAATCTCAGGAATAGCATCTACAACAACATTTAAGCTATCTCTCCATTTTTGAAGCTCCTTTATGGTAGGGCTTTCTCTCTTTGCTTCTAAATTTAAATGCTGAGCTAAGAGTTTACTTTTTCCAACAATTGCTTTCATACTTTCCTTTGGATCATAAAGGTGTAAAACCTCCAAGGCAGAAAGCTCTTTATTGAATAGTCGAAATTCGTCTAAGCCCCCATTTTTAAAAGTTACAATTCTTCCTACAACTCCAAACTGCAAGCCAGAGAAACCATAAGTGTGAATATCTGGTCGAAACAAGATACTTTTATAAACCTCGTTTGCATTTACAGTTACTTCTTGAGGTTTACCATTCAAGTAAAGGTGAACACCACTGGCTTTTCCTGAGCCATCATAAGTAAGCACCACATCCGTCCATTTTTTGATTGCGACAGTATTTTTGGCTACAATTTCTATGGCATTTTGAGGATAAGAATGTGCCAATACAAATCGAAGTTTGTTTTTGGTCAAAAACATAGAATACCCCTTCAGCCCGTTGCGGTCATCTTCGGCATGTGAAAATATATTTACATCTTCGTAAAGGGTGTCTGGAAAAATCGAAACCCCAATAGAAAAAGACTCCGTATGCTCTTTCCAAGCAACTTTAGGAGGCAACTTGGCATTCGTAAACTCATTGAGAAATAAGGCATTTCCTACTTTCCCTTTCTTAATGTTTGGCTCTTTTACAGTAAGGGGCTTTTGCTTACCCGTTCCTTCGTTTGAAGTAAAAACTTTGTCTTTTTTAAGCTGGATTTTTTCAAAAGGATAATACGCCTCAAGGCTGCTATTTATCCCCTTACTTAGTTCAGCAGTGGTGAAGGCTGGTATTGACTCAGTATGTTTAACTGCCCTTAAACTATTCTCCGTTTTAGAAACTTTGGTTTTGAGAAAAGTAATTAGTTTGTCTTGTTCATCAGTAGAAAGTAGAAGAGCGGGGCCTGGGGTTTGGTCAGGTCCATAAACCGCATGCCCCCATTCATTGGTACTATTGAAAAAAGCGAACATGCTATAATAGTCCTTTTGAGAAATGGGATCATACTTATGATCATGACACCGAGCACACTCCAGTGTAAGTCCCATGAAAGCTTTTCCTAAGGTAAGCGTCCGATCGGCTACATATTCGGTGCGAAATTCTTCATAAATGATACCTGCCTCGGAGTTTTTTCTATGCAAGCGATTAAATGCCGTTGCTAGAATACTTTCCTTTGATTTGTTCTCTACTAAATCTCCCGCCAACTGCCATGTGACAAATTGTTGGTAGCTCATGTTTTTATTAAATGCATTGATCACCCAATCTCTCCATGGGCTAAAATCCCTGTGTTTGTCGTCTAAGTAGCCATCACTGTCGGTATAACGCGAAACGTCCATCCAGTCAGAAGCCATTCGCTCACCATATGCGGAAGAAGCCAAGTAGCGATCAACCATTTTCTCAAAAGCATCAGAAGATTTGTCTTTAACGAAGAAATCTATCTCTGCCAATGTTGGCGGCAAGCCAGTAAGGTCAAAACTAACCCTTCGAATTAGTGTTTCTTTGCTTGCTTTAGGGGAGGTTTGAATTCCTTTTTGCTCAAGTTTATCTAGAACAAAATTGTCAATTCCGTTTTGAACCCATTCCTCGTTTTCCACATCAGGAATATCGGCTTCTTCTACAGGAATAAAGGCCCAGTGCTTTTCATATTTAGCTCCATCATTTATCCATTTTATGAGCGTGGCCTTTTCTTTTGCTGTGAGTACCAAGTGCGACTCTGGCGTGGGCATCACAAGGTCTGGGTCTTGTGAAAGGATTCTTTCTACTGCAGTGCTTTTGGATAAACTCCCAGGAACAATGGCATAATAGTCTTCATCTTCGCCGAGTGCTTTGAATGCCGCCTCTTCAATATCCAACCTAAGACCACTTTCTCTTTTTTTCTCATCGGGGCCATGGCAAGCAAAACACTTATCGGAAAGAATGGGTTTTACGTCAAAATTGAAACTGAGATCGTCGGGTAACTTTTCATAGGCTTCTTCAACTTCCTTAGGCAAGGGAGTGCTACACGAAGAAAGCAAAATGGAAGCGAAAATTATTATTACGAACTTTGAATACATCATGGAATAAAATAGGACTAAAATTACGATTAAAAACCATCATAGAAAACTACTATAATACCTAGATGTAATGCTGTTTTTACCCCGCAATTCTAATCCCAAAGCTTAGTCCAGTGTTTTATTCCATGTGAAAAACCTCTTCCAACTCAATAGAAACTGGCGAGTTATCTGGATTAACTTCCATAAGGTCAGCCATGTAGTCCCACCATTTTTGAACAATAGGATTACTTGCCAAATCCTGAGAACCCGCCTCCCCGCTCACCTTTTGAGATGCATAGAGTGTATTGGTCTCTTCATCCAAAAATATAGAATAGTCATGTACTCCTGTAGAGCGAAGTAGCTCTTTGAGTTCAGGCCAAATCTCATTATGCCTTTTGATATATTCTTGCTTAAACCCTGGCTTAAGCTTCATTTTGAAAGCGAGACGTTTCATTTTTTTAAACTTTTAAATACAATCAAAAAGTATTGACAATTACCTCTATACTGTGCTTGCCAGAACTTAACCTTAGGTTTTCAAAACCAGCATTCACTTTGGCTCCATTATGGCGAATTGTTTGTGCTGCATCAGCTTTGATTTCAAATTCTGCAACCATATTCGCCGGAATCTCAATTTCGTATACTTGGCGTCTTGCATTGTAAAACTTATAGGATCCCTTAATTTTCCCTCTTAGCGTTGGTACTACTATGCTACTATTTTTTAGTGTAGACATCTGAGGCTTAATTTTCGCTACTTCATAACCTGCTGTTTTGGGTTGAATTCCCCAAAGCATTCTTGGAATGGCATTAGCAGGAACAGCTCCCCACGCATGATTCCAGTCTGAATTAGGCTTGTATTTCATATCCCAAGCTTCCAGGGTAATAGTAGAACCAATACGTATCATATTGTACCAGCTTCGTTCGCCTTGCGAAGTCAGTAATTCCAAAGCATAGTCAGCTTCTTCTGCATTGTATAATGCTTCCATCAAATATTGAGAGCCATAAACACTACATGCCATTCCTCTCGACTTAATAAACTCAACTACCGATTTTTTTCTAGCCTCGGGCACAATGTCAAATGCTAAAACCATCATGTTGGAATGTAGAGCAGAGTGATCTGTTCCTAGTCCGTCTACATATGCTCCAGTTTTAGAATCAAAAAGCTTTTCGTTTATGTTCTTTCTCCCTTCTGCGGCTAAGAATTGAAATTCTAATGCATCTTCCGTTTTATTAAGTATCGTAGCAAACTCAGCCATGATATCCATGTTTTTAACGTAGAGTGCATTGATAACCGTACTTACTGGCATAAATACAAAACCGTCCCTTTCTCCTTCTTCTGTTGCAAGTTTCCAGCCTGTGTCTTTTTGTGCAGGTGGCCAATCCACTATGTCCTTAAGCTTAATTTTTGGGTCTTTAAAACCTAATTTTTTCATAAACTCAGGAGTCGAGAGAGTCGAACTTACAAAGCCATCTGGCCTACGTAGCTCCATTAGTGTTTTATGCTTTAA
This portion of the Spirosomataceae bacterium TFI 002 genome encodes:
- a CDS encoding Site-specific recombinase XerD produces the protein MASTKVKLRPDKKGRANELAIYVQVCINGKVKLYPTGQKSKVELWDAKTQKIKKSPGDNNHVKLNMIIDKKHQQIKDIIIDETLKGNELSFDTLSKLLQADKVEELGFDYWFAKFYESQNLEFRNSTLKHYKVMKNQILNFCKRKDFQLSEIDYDFYNRFKNWLITEKLQSNSTVNKRLKTLKTFLKFCGNHGAFDVSKLASFQMLTEKPATKIALTEDELMSIYKYDFGGNARLNRVRDLFSFCCFTGLRESDVQNLKPANIQGDFLKLNIIKTSMDNGIPLNQHAKAILNKYENSLPRLSQQRLNMGIKEIGKIVGLDQEQVVVRFQGGKRIEEVVPRYELLSSHVGRRTFITISIAKGIPIPLIQSITGHKDLKSFQKYIKMNDQAKLDAMKLW
- a CDS encoding 3-oxoacid CoA-transferase, producing MNKIVENAFEAVADIQDGAILMLGGFGLSGIPENCISALVDNKVKNLTCISNNAGVDNFGIGLMLKEKQVKKMISSYVGENKEFERQLLSGELAVDLIPQGTLAERIRAGGAGIPAFFTPAGVGTEVAEGKEIREFNGKKYLLENGLKADFSIVKAWKGDVAGNLIFRGTAQNFNGIMPAAGKICIAEVEVLVAEGELDPAEIHVPGVYVQRIFQGKNYEKRIEQRTVSQPNGNESTQEDLFNAGVGLTKFGIAKRISQEIKNGNYVNLGIGIPTLVANYIPDGMDVVLQSENGLLGIGPFPKEEDVDADFINAGKQTITLQDGASLFHSAESFAMIRGEHIDLTILGAMEVSEEGDIANWKIPGKMVKGMGGAMDLVASAKNIIVAMQQVDKYGKSKLLPKCSLPLTGINCIKKVVTELGVYEISTESGFHLIEIAPGISIEQIKDATAGKLTVAKNLKEIKF
- a CDS encoding Acetyltransferase (GNAT) domain-containing protein, whose translation is MLFSLKSISKVVKYQVENNLSVEEFCAVLNESTLGERRPIDNPATMKGMVENAALIITARIDGKLVGVARSISDFVYCTYLSDLAVAVDFQKKGIGKELIRQTKMAIPKGKLILLSAPAAVDYYPKIGMTKHSECFYISEVSEIV
- a CDS encoding oligopeptidase B, which codes for MKKYILIFAVLTACTTKSDQMSYTWPNATAPIATEKEHIRTIHGESVQDPYYWMYDFFGKGPDSTNVINYLEAENAYLDTMMSATNDFQTKLYKEMRARIKEKDESVPYLKNGYYYYSRTDEGKEYFKFCRRKGSMEAPEEILLDVDAMAEGKAYFSVSGMEVSEDNKLLAFGVDEVSRRQYTIQVKDLSTGKLLSDKIANTEGDPVWANDNKTIFYTSKNPVTLLSEKIYRHTLGQAIAKDQMVYQENDKSNYIGVGKSKNGKWIWVYSFATLSSEMRFIDAEKPTAEFKVFQPRIKDVLYEVSSLEDRFLIKTNDGGAENFKIMECPLNATEKENWKEYNAHDPKVLIESIEEFKDFIVIQQRQNGLTELKVKALDSNEEHTVPFDEATYDAGLSQNREYNSSLLRYRYTSLITPSSTFDYDMTSKKKTLLKQQEVLGGYDKSQYQSERLYATAKDGTKIPISIVYKKGFKKDGKSPVLEYAYGSYGYSMDASFSSTRLSLLDRGFAFAIAHIRGGQEMGRQWYLDGKLMKKMNTFTDFIDCGKFLIDEGYTSAEHLYANGGSAGGLLMGVVANLAPSQYYGIIADVPFVDVINTMLDENIPLTTNEYDEWGNPNQKDAYDYMKSYSPYENIEAKDYPHMLVTTGLHDSQVQYFEPAKWVAKLRATKTDKNILLLKTNMEFGHGGASGRFDYLKDIALKYAFLGALEGRIE
- a CDS encoding Tat (twin-arginine translocation) pathway signal sequence, with translation MFTDMLLGICWLEEVNMKSRRDFLKTTGLAAGLLAVSPFQILKAKPKLNDEIIGHGDFRYRVHKEWGVLDSGKYPVNNCHEMVQDSLGRLIMLTDEARNNILIYDKSGMLLDSWTLGLKGAHGLSIHNEGGEDFLYITDTASGKVLKTSTKGKAILSIPSPKEFEEYSRDMKFIPTETAIGPNGDIYVADGYGSQYILRYDAKGNFISKFGGDSFLQDAKFKQAHGVAIDYRDPTNPTLICTARMKNAFKRFSLEGAYLETIYLPGAFVSRPVMDDENIYSGVCFGMIEGNFNAQLNRGFVTILDKNNKVISNPGGSKPKYKNGQLQLMMQDKPIFQHCHDVCVDNDKNLYVCQWNAGKVYPYKLERV